A window of Fibrobacter sp. genomic DNA:
TCCATCAACAGAAAAGATTTCTGCCCCTTTTTATAGAAACTGACAGCCTGCTCATTTACCTGCATCTGTACTTCTATAACGGAAATATCCGCAATTTTGACAACAGGAGTTCTTTCACTGATCTTGCTGCCTTCACTCTGATAGATCTCTATTACCGTACCTGTAAATGGTGCGATAACATTTACTCCCACCCTGGCCTGTCCCAGATTCCTCTTTGCATCCTCATACTGTACGCGTGCCCCGTCTACCTGTTCCCTGGAGATAGCACCCTGTGCATGAAGCCTCTGTGCCCGTTCATAAGCCTTCTCCGCGTATTCAAAAGCACTCTGGGCAACATCGATTGGCGAGCCACCGTCAATTTCCATCACTGCCACCACATCATCTTTCTTGACAATACTTCCTACTGCCACTTTGATCTCTTTTAGTGTTCCACCCAGACCGTTGGCCAGTGTTGCCTCTGCTACTCCCTGGAGTGTACCATTGCTCCGCTCGATCCTCCTGATCGTCCCATAACCGATCTTTTCGGTTGTAACCGGTATTCCCTTTTCGGATTGAATCTGCTGGATGGTCTT
This region includes:
- a CDS encoding efflux RND transporter periplasmic adaptor subunit — protein: MKGTGLALIFSTAFLLAGCSNGQKKAENAPKTIQQIQSEKGIPVTTEKIGYGTIRRIERSNGTLQGVAEATLANGLGGTLKEIKVAVGSIVKKDDVVAVMEIDGGSPIDVAQSAFEYAEKAYERAQRLHAQGAISREQVDGARVQYEDAKRNLGQARVGVNVIAPFTGTVIEIYQSEGSKISERTPVVKIADISVIEVQMQVNEQAVSFYKKGQKSFLLMEEDTVWGSIDRVALGANGLAHSFKVTARFPNQKRLLKAGMFKQIHTIVNEKKDALYVPLEAVNFTQGNEPYLFSIQNGKAVKKNVTLGINTGYVYEIVQGCTLDDHVIVSGLSMLQDGLKVNVVNQ